In one window of Gossypium hirsutum isolate 1008001.06 chromosome A01, Gossypium_hirsutum_v2.1, whole genome shotgun sequence DNA:
- the LOC107925528 gene encoding nuclear transcription factor Y subunit A-10, translating into MAMQTLYAKEHDGIVHNPMGQLAPVPSQPWWSALGSQSSIYGESCGQLKNLLMEHPSNGDQLTCTKQAGRVNEQGLNKGNPAHFTIFPGDGNCSGDGQKSPAVISLQSAPSEQHSRFELGFGQPPMVCAKYPYMDQCYGVFSTYGPPVSGRVMLPLNIASEDGPIYVNAKQYNGILRRRQSRAKAVLENKLTKARKPYMHYSRHLHAMRRPRGCGGRFLNTKTGKDEKETKKDEGKVLHTTGSQNSEVLQSDSGTLNSSKEAIGGGLTLSGSEVTSMYSREELEHNFPINHLGLSFHSFPVMMENGRGSVMPNRWVAPADHCLQPIPRD; encoded by the exons ATGGCGATGCAAACTCTGTATGCGAAAGAACATGATGGGATTGTACATAATCCCATGGGGCAGTTAGCACCAGTACCGTCACAGCCTTGGTGGAGTGCGCTTGGATCTCAGTCATCCATTTATGGAGAATCTTGTGGCCAATTGAAGAATTTGTTGATGGAACATCCCTCTAATGGAGATCAACTCACTTGTACTAAACAAGCTGGGAGAGTCAATGAACAAGGACTGAATAAAGGGAATCCTGCTCACTTCACTATATTCCCTG GTGATGGCAATTGTTCAGGGGATGGACAAAAATCTCCGGCCGTCATATCTCTGCAATCAGCTCCATCAGAACAGCATTCTCGCTTTGAACTAGGATTTGGTCAGCCGCCCATG GTCTGTGCAAAATATCCTTACATGGATCAATGCTATGGAGTTTTCTCAACTTATGGACCTCCAGTTTCG GGTCGTGTTATGCTGCCATTAAACATAGCATCAGAGGATGGACCGATATATGTAAATGCCAAGCAGTACAATGGAATCCTTAGGCGTCGGCAATCTCGTGCAAAGGCTGTTCTTGAGAATAAACTCACTAAAGCTCGAAAG CCATATATGCATTACTCTCGCCATCTGCACGCTATGCGTCGGCCGAGGGGATGTGGTGGCCGTTTCTTGAATACGAAAACTGGAAAAGATGAAAAGGAGACGAAGAAAGATGAAGGAAAAGTTCTTCACACTACAGGTTCACAAAACTCTGAAGTCCTGCAATCCGACAGTGGAACCTTGAACTCATCCAAGGAAGCCATTGGAGGTGGCTTAACACTTTCAGGTTCAGAAGTGACTAGCATGTACTCCAGGGAAGAACTTGAGCATAATTTCCCAATCAATCATCTTGGACTGTCGTTTCATTCATTCCCAGTGATGATGGAAAATGGGCGTGGCTCAGTCATGCCCAACAGGTGGGTTGCACCAGCAGATCACTGTTTGCAACCCATACCAAGGGATTAG